The Phyllostomus discolor isolate MPI-MPIP mPhyDis1 chromosome 4, mPhyDis1.pri.v3, whole genome shotgun sequence genome window below encodes:
- the LOC114494146 gene encoding zinc finger protein RFP: MASGSVAESLQQETTCPVCLQYFAEPMMLDCGHNICCACLIRCWGAAETNVSCPQCRETFPQRHMRPNRHLANVTQLVKQLRTERPSGPGGEMGVCEKHREPLKLYCEEDQMPICVVCDRSREHRGHSVLPLEEAVEGFKEQIQNQLDHLKRVKDLKKRRRAQGEQARAELLSLTQMEREKIIWEFEQLYHSLKEHEYRLLARLEELDLAIYNSINGAITQFSCNISQLSSLITQLEEKQQQPTRELLQDIGDTLSRAERIRIPEPWITPPDLQEKIHIFAQKCLFMTESLKQFTEKMQSDMEKIQELREAQLYSVDVTLDPDTAYPSLILSDNLRQVRYSYLQQDLPDNPERFNLFPCVLGSPCFIAGRHYWEVEVGDKAKWTIGVCEDSVCRKGGVTSAPQNGFWAVSLWYGKEYWALTSPMTALPLRTPLQRVGIFLDYDAGEVSFYNVTERCHTFTFSHATFCGPVRPYFSLSYSGGKSAAPLIICPMSGIDGFSGHVGNHSHSMETSP; encoded by the exons ATGGCCTCCGGGAGCGTGGCGGAGAGCTTACAGCAAGAGACCACCTGCCCCGTGTGCCTGCAGTACTTTGCCGAGCCCATGATGCTCGATTGCGGCCACAACATCTGTTGCGCGTGCCTCATCCGCTGTTGGGGCGCGGCGGAGACCAACGTGTCTTGTCCGCAGTGCCGGGAGACCTTCCCGCAGCGGCACATGCGGCCCAACCGGCACCTGGCCAACGTGACCCAACTGGTGAAGCAGCTGCGCACTGAGCGGCCGTCGGGGCCCGGAGGGGAGATGGGCGTGTGCGAGAAACACCGCGAGCCCTTGAAGCTGTACTGCGAGGAGGACCAGATGCCCATCTGCGTGGTGTGCGACCGCTCGCGTGAGCACCGCGGCCACAGCGTGCTGCCGCTGGAGGAGGCGGTGGAGGGTTTCAAG GAGCAAATCCAGAACCAGCTGGACCATCTAAAAAGAGTGAAAGACTTAAAGAAGAGGCGTCGGGCACAGGGGGAGCAGGCACGAGCTGAACTCTTG AGCCTGACCCAGATGGAGAGGGAGAAGATCATTTGGGAATTTGAGCAGCTTTATCACTCCCTAAAGGAGCATGAATATCGCCTTCTAGCCCGCCTTGAGGAACTGGACTTGGCTATCTACAACAGCATCAATGGTGCCATTACACAGTTCTCTTGCAACATCTCCCAGCTCAGCAGCCTGATCACCCAGCTGGAAGAGAAGCAACAGCAGCCCACCAGGGAACTCCTGCAG gACATCGGGGACACATTGAGCAG gGCTGAAAGAATTAGGATCCCTGAACCTTGGATCACACCTCCAGATCTGCAAGAGAAGATCCATATTTTTGCACAAAAATGTCTCTTCATGACTGAGAGTCTGAAGCAGTTCACAG AAAAAATGCAGTCAGATATGGAGAAAATCCAAG AATTAAGAGAGGCTCAATTATATTCAG TGGATGTGACCCTGGACCCAGACACAGCCTACCCCAGCCTGATCCTCTCTGACAATCTGCGGCAAGTGCGGTACAGTTACCTCCAGCAGGACCTGCCTGACAACCCTGAGCGCTTCAATCTGTTTCCCTGTGTCTTGGGCTCTCCATGCTTCATCGCTGGGAGACATTATTGGGAGGTAGAGGTGGGAGATAAAGCCAAGTGGACCATAGGGGTCTGTGAAGACTCAGTGTGCAGAAAAGGTGGGGTAACCTCTGCCCCCCAGAATGGATTCTGGGCAGTGTCCTTGTGGTATGGGAAGGAATACTGGGCTCTTACCTCCCCAATGACTGCCCTCCCCCTGAGGACCCCTCTTCAGCGGGTGGGGATTTTCTTGGACTATGATGCTGGTGAGGTGTCCTTCTACAATGTGACAGAGAGGTGTCACACCTTTACTTTCTCTCATGCTACCTTCTGTGGGCCCGTCCGGCCTTACTTCAGTCTGAGCTACTCAGGAGGGAAGAGCGCAGCTCCTCTGATCATCTGCCCCATGAGTGGGATCGATGGGTTTTCTGGCCATGTTGGGAATCATAGTCATTCCATGGAGACCTCTCCTTGA